GAGCTTGGTTTGACTGTTGTGGTATTCCCGgtgtttgaagaaaaagtgAATTCCATATTCCAGGGGTAGCAATCAAAGAGCTACCCCCTGGAGATAATATTCCTGGTAAGGGAGGCAGGGACTTTTGTGCAATCTTTTTAGAGCCACCAGGCGAAAGAACAGGAGCTACAAATCCACCATTGGCGGTAGATGCTGGCGGTTTTAGTACATTCTTATCATCCATTTGCTTACTTAAATTGGTCTCTCCTGATAGGGCAATGTTTTTGGAAGGGGCAGAACCTGAAGGTTCTGTGAAGACGACACTAGTGTTGTCgttgtttcttgtttcatcaactttaACTGCATTTACCTGGTGACGGGGGAAATTTAACATAGTTTGCTGGTCGATATTCCTAGCCATGTTTTCTAGATGTGTATCACTCTGAGGTTTCGGTAAAGATTTACCGAGCCCCTTGGACACATCTTCATTACTCAACCTATTGACCTTTGTAATGTTATCATCACTCTGTGCAAACGATTGTTCAAAGGGGTTATGTTCGAAATCCAAAGTCTTTGCTGGGAACACAGACGATATATCCGGATTGGATCTCGAATTCGACTGGTTGATATTTGTCAGGTGAGAAGAGATGGTCATCTTTGACTGAAAACTGAAGCTATTCTTGAATCTAATTCAAAGCCTTCAAGGAGTTCTCCTATataattgttgatttctatCTGTGGTAATTCTAATAGGATCTTGTATATGCGAAGATTCTCACAACAACGATACAAAACTCACAGATCAGTAAATAAAACGGCTGGTCTAGTCTTTCGTGTTTATATCCGACGATGTGGGATAGCAGAACGTAAATCCCGTAGTGATGGAATACCTATTTAGGGGAGGGGAGATGCTAGTGTATCTAATTGTGTCCTTGTAAAGAACAACTTACCTAAAGTAAACCAGAAGGATTGCGTAATTGCCACTTCTAGGTGATGTCATGTTCAAATGCGGATTCGGGAATCCTCCACTTCGcacgaaaaaaaaaaaaaaaaaaaccaaagcaaagcaaaaaaaaaaatattaccaaaagagaaaatgtagaggaaaaaaaaaagggatGCAATTTACAGTTTTTATACGCGACACGTTCTATTTGGTGGCGGCTCAACTCAATTGCAATGTCACTTCTCAGATTGTGAAAGCCGTCACATCGATAAGAGcgagagaaagaaaagaaaaaaaggaacaaTACACAATCTACGCCAGGAGGAGGGAACTTCTAATAGAAATGCTCAGTTATCAGGGTGCAACGATTTATAATAATATTGGTTATACAAGGCCACAATGAGGACAAATCCGTTGTTGCTTCAGACACTCTCTCTGTACACCCCCATCCACGAGGATGGGTACTGTTCCATGTATGGGGTTGGAGGGAAAACGTCCTTTTTTGGGCCACAACTCCCACAGGCAAATAACACTAGAGCTGTGAAGCTGTCATTAGGAGAACGAGAGAAGTTGGTCGATATATGTGGTTCTTCTTGGGAAAATACCCGGTATTCCTGTTGTTCCGAAGAGCAAATGACTCAATTAAGAGATAACCTTGCAAAGGCCGAGGCGTTGATTTCATCGTGTCCTGCATGTAGGGAAAATTTTAACCAATTATTCTGTCATTTCTCATGTTCACCAAACCAATCGAGATTTGTTGACGTGGTTGCGACAAGGGCCGCAACGAACGGCGTCGAAGTAGTagatgaagttgatgttTACATATCCGATGAATATGCTTCTCCTCTATTTGAATCATGcgaaaatatcaaatttggGTTGACCAATGGTTATGCAATGGATCTCATTGGTGGTGGGGCAAAAAACTACActgattttctcaaattcttgGGTGATAAAAAGCCTCAAATTGGGGGGTCTCCctttcaaatcaatttcaaatataacCTGCCAAACTCAAATGATAATTTACAACTTTTCCAAATTGATGCTAAAGTATGTAATGATTCCGATCCTCAATTTGCATGTGCTTGTTCGGACTGTCCACAGGTTTGCCCagaattggagaaattgccAAGCAGAAAGAGCTgcaaaatatcaaatatatcatGTACGTCATTTATTATTTTAGTTagttatttttcattattgttGACCTATTTGATAATAACAACTTTTCTGAAgtttcaaaacaaaaaaaaaaattcaagtcAATGGCTTACTGATGACAACGAcgttgaagttgaaattgaagatgaatatGTATCTGGAAGAGGAGGTGGAGTTGAATATCAAACGGATATATTGGAAGGTCGATCTAATATATCTTTATCGTCTCATACAACTTTAAATTTACAATCATTACGACCAAGGAAAACATATATTGTGAACAattatttggaaaaatgTTTTTACAATATAGGATACTTTTGTTCTAAACATTCGACCTATGTACTGACGGTTGGAATTTTCAGTATTATGGTACTGAGTTCATTTGTGTACTATATTAGATTTGAAACTAACCCTGTGAATTTATGGGTCAGTCCAACTGCAAAGGCatacattgaaaaacaaaagtttgaTGAGAGTTTTAAACCTTTCTATAGGACACAACAGATtatattatcaaattctACTGGTGGTTCAATCTTACAAGACTATGAAGCGATAGAATGGtggtttgaaaaagaaaaacaaatccGCAAACTCCCAGCAAATGTCATGATCGACGGAGTAGTTGAAGAGGTTACTTATGATGACATTTGCTTCAAACCACTCGAAGATACTTGCGTCTTGGAAAGTTTTACACAGTATTTTGATGGTGAGATATCAAAGTTACCTGAGAAAACATGGGAAAATCAGATTGTaaaatgttcaaaatcTCCGGTGGAATGTTTACCAAGTTTCCAGCAACCTTTGAAGAGCAATTTGCTTTTTGGTGGAAGCAAAGGCGAAGATGTTTTGTCGTCAAGGGCAATCATTGTTACCCTTTTAAATAATAACGacaatgatgttgaaagtGACCAAGTTATTCGTGCTTCAGCTTGGGAAAACGAACTCGAGgaatttttgttgataaatgTGACTGCAGAGGCCAAACAGCTGGGAATCAATTTAAGTTTTATGACGGAGGTATCCCTAGAGAAAGAGCTAAATAAGTCTACAAACACCGATATCCGAATAGTCGTTATCTCATACATAATTATGTTTGCGTACGCATCATATGCTCTTTCAATGCTACAACATGGAGCTAGACAAATCTCTTTCATAAACGCCTCGTTTATCACACCATTTGGTAAAGTTTCTGGAAATAACATCCTATTAAAATTTTTGGCTAAATCAAGATTCGGTTTGGGCTTGGTAGgaattttcattgttttattttcgGTTTTTAGTTCGATGGGGTTCTGGAGTTTTTTAGGGTTAAAGTCAACTCTCATAATTGCAGAAGTGATACCATTTCTAATTTTGGCTGTTGGAGTTGATAATATATTTTTAATATGcaatgaatttgaacaTGTCGATGAGCTAACCGTCACAAGTTCATTATCCTTGCATGAGAAGATTGGAAAAACCATGGCGAATATAGGTCCCAGTATTGTTCTAAGTTCGCTATGTCAGTTTCTTTGCTTTATTTTAGGCAGTTTTGTTGATATGCCAGCTGTGAAAAACTTTTCCTTGTACATCTCTGTTGCAATCGTTTTCAATACATTATTGCAAATAACAGTTTTCATTTCCGTCTTATCATTGGATAAGATGAGAATTGATAGTGGAAGGTTGGACCTGTTACCGTTTATCAAAGTTGAAGCTGACTCGATCTCATTACCGATTGACAGTGAAGATGGAGAATTAAACCTTGGATTGAGTCAAATACTAAGTGAAACGAACGCTTCGGGTAGTGGACCATTTCAGCTATTTATGAAAACAAAGTATATCccctttattttcaaaaaggaAGTTAGGAATTTCTTgatatttgcatttttggCTGTTTTTGGTATCTCTTTGTCATTAATTCCAAATATGGAACTGGGGTTGGACCAAAGAATTGCATTGCCATCAGATTCGTACATGGTCAACTATTTCAACGATGTTTACGAATACCTAGATGTTGGACCTCcaatttattttgttgtCGAAGATTTAAATGTAACTTCGATAACgaatcaaaaaaaactatGTGGTAAGTTTACCACCTGTGAACCGTACTCATTAGTTAATATTGTGGAACAAGAATATAAGAGATCCAACCAAAGTACAATTTCTGAGCCTGTTTCCAGTTGGATCGATGACTTTTTAATGTGGCTCAACCCTGAATTGATTGACTGTTGTCGTGTCAAGAAGAAGGCTCCAGACTTGATTTTCTGCGATCCGTATGCACCACCAAGACAATGTGAAACGTGctatgaaaataaagaatgGAGTTATAGGATGGATGGTTTTCCAGAGGGGCCCGATTTCATGACTTACTTTAATGAATGGATTGACGCACCGTCATATCCATGTCCATTGGGAGGTAAGGCACCATATGCAAACTCAGTTTACGTCCAAAATAATACAATCAAAAGGCACGCTTTTAGGACTTCACATGCGCCCTTAAGATCACAGAAGGATTTTATCAATGCTTACCATAATTCATTAAGAATCATCgatgaaattaaagaaaataacagGGAAATCGATGTATATGCATATTCTCCATTCTATATATACTTTGTTCAGTATGAGgatattaaaaaattaacattttcattgattggTATTGGATTACTACTCGTTGGCTTTGTGTCCTTATTTCTTCTAGGATCATTACGTAACTCATTGGTTTTCATTCTCAACTTGATATTAATCATCTCGAGTATCCTCGGATGGATGGTATTTGCGGGTATTACTCTCAATGCCGTTTCATTGGTTAACTTGTTGATTTGTGTTGGCTTAAGTGTAGAGTTTGCTGTCCATATGTTCAAgcatttcaatttcaacgAAACTTACATAAATAAGAGAGAGCGTGCACTGGATTCATTAGGTTATATAGGTACAACTACGCTAAGTGGCATCGCCTTGACAAAATTGATTGGTATAAGTGTCTTAAGTTTCACCCACAGCAAGATTTTCCGCATCTACTACTTCAAGATGTGGGCAGGTCTCGTCGTCATTGCCTCTGTGCATGCCCTTGTGGTGGTTCCCCTCTTGCTTTCTATGATCGGTGATAATAAAGTGTTTGGACACAGTAACTGGTCCAAAATAGCTACCAACTAGCTGAATTAGGCGACGCGCCGATCTGCCCTTTTTTGTtaaaattatttgaaatgcGTTTGTGTATGAAAATTCGGGTGTGcgtgtgtgtgtgtgtgtttcTCTTAGcgatttgaaaattccaGATTGCTGATTGGAGTCTAGCTTTTTGTAAGTGTCAAACAGAAGTTTACAACTGGAGATTCTTTTTTgagaaggtgaagatttTGTCCTACACAGAGAGCATTTCCAGACCCCCAACAAGCTTGTCTTGCATTCATTTGTGCTTAAGGTGATCCACATGCTTATACATTCCCTCAGAGACCCTATTTCACACAGTTTACATCAGGTTCATCATCTAAAAAATAGTAAAGTCATATAGTGTTTACGGAAGAAAGTGATTTTACCAGTTTATCAATTAAATAGTTagtttatttattcatttatttatttattttgcTATTTTCTGCTATTAACGGGTCAATTAATAGTAATAATTCCACATAGATATAGTCACACCATTCAATTTGCAAGAGAGTATTTGGCATGTGCAGTTTAACACCGTTAAAATCAACTCAAACTATACCACACCCGCATCCTTATCCGCCATCAGACCCGGAAACCGGTAGCACCAATAGGGATAAGGAACATAGGGGATCAACAGTGCCCCCTGAACAGCCCATAAAACCAgacaaaaatgaaaaagtgCCGTCGGTATGGTCTTGTGCTCTTGCTGGTGGGTTTGGAGGGCTAATTGGTGACACTTCAATGCATTCTTTAGATACTGTCAAAACAAGGCAGCAAGGTGCTTCCCATATGTTGAAATACAGCAATACACTGGTGGCATACCGTACTATCTTCCGTGAAGAAGGTTTTCGTAGAGGTCTCTACGGAGGATATAGTGCTGCTATGCTTGGATCACTACCGTCTTCAACAGTTTTTTTCCTATCATACGAATATGTGAAACGTCTCGCAATTAACGATTTTGGTGTGCCTGAAACTCCAGCTTTTCTTATTGCTGGTTTTTTGGGTGACCTTTTTTCCTCGGTGTTCTATGTTCCTTCAGAAGTTCTCAAAACTAGGTTACAATTAC
The window above is part of the Pichia kudriavzevii chromosome 1, complete sequence genome. Proteins encoded here:
- a CDS encoding uncharacterized protein (PKUD0A09570; similar to Saccharomyces cerevisiae YPL006W (NCR1); ancestral locus Anc_8.83), which encodes MRTNPLLLQTLSLYTPIHEDGYCSMYGVGGKTSFFGPQLPQANNTRAVKLSLGEREKLVDICGSSWENTRYSCCSEEQMTQLRDNLAKAEALISSCPACRENFNQLFCHFSCSPNQSRFVDVVATRAATNGVEVVDEVDVYISDEYASPLFESCENIKFGLTNGYAMDLIGGGAKNYTDFLKFLGDKKPQIGGSPFQINFKYNLPNSNDNLQLFQIDAKVCNDSDPQFACACSDCPQVCPELEKLPSRKSCKISNISCTSFIILVSYFSLLLTYLIITTFLKFQNKKKNSSQWLTDDNDVEVEIEDEYVSGRGGGVEYQTDILEGRSNISLSSHTTLNLQSLRPRKTYIVNNYLEKCFYNIGYFCSKHSTYVLTVGIFSIMVLSSFVYYIRFETNPVNLWVSPTAKAYIEKQKFDESFKPFYRTQQIILSNSTGGSILQDYEAIEWWFEKEKQIRKLPANVMIDGVVEEVTYDDICFKPLEDTCVLESFTQYFDGEISKLPEKTWENQIVKCSKSPVECLPSFQQPLKSNLLFGGSKGEDVLSSRAIIVTLLNNNDNDVESDQVIRASAWENELEEFLLINVTAEAKQLGINLSFMTEVSLEKELNKSTNTDIRIVVISYIIMFAYASYALSMLQHGARQISFINASFITPFGKVSGNNILLKFLAKSRFGLGLVGIFIVLFSVFSSMGFWSFLGLKSTLIIAEVIPFLILAVGVDNIFLICNEFEHVDELTVTSSLSLHEKIGKTMANIGPSIVLSSLCQFLCFILGSFVDMPAVKNFSLYISVAIVFNTLLQITVFISVLSLDKMRIDSGRLDLLPFIKVEADSISLPIDSEDGELNLGLSQILSETNASGSGPFQLFMKTKYIPFIFKKEVRNFLIFAFLAVFGISLSLIPNMELGLDQRIALPSDSYMVNYFNDVYEYLDVGPPIYFVVEDLNVTSITNQKKLCGKFTTCEPYSLVNIVEQEYKRSNQSTISEPVSSWIDDFLMWLNPELIDCCRVKKKAPDLIFCDPYAPPRQCETCYENKEWSYRMDGFPEGPDFMTYFNEWIDAPSYPCPLGGKAPYANSVYVQNNTIKRHAFRTSHAPLRSQKDFINAYHNSLRIIDEIKENNREIDVYAYSPFYIYFVQYEDIKKLTFSLIGIGLLLVGFVSLFLLGSLRNSLVFILNLILIISSILGWMVFAGITLNAVSLVNLLICVGLSVEFAVHMFKHFNFNETYINKRERALDSLGYIGTTTLSGIALTKLIGISVLSFTHSKIFRIYYFKMWAGLVVIASVHALVVVPLLLSMIGDNKVFGHSNWSKIATN